Proteins co-encoded in one Hyalangium ruber genomic window:
- a CDS encoding lysophospholipid acyltransferase family protein has product MSRSTGARTALNIAVSSGLVTLTALAMLVARAVTFGRARRFCAEVLGAWMSRAILRQFGVTLVLHEHGPRTTGPCVYTFNHTSTLDMFILLALRLPRTRYFMKRRSWVFPSFGLAAWMVGTFFTPPQRLPRARVRCFQAATAKLQRTGDSVLLSPEGTRVTTGKIGPFNKGTFHLATEIQAPIVPLFIQIPPEGNPGKGLAAHPCTVHVHVLPPVPTTGWRLEDLERNKEHVRQRYVDFLAHLNAEGTPSLPTAA; this is encoded by the coding sequence ATGTCTCGCTCGACCGGAGCCCGCACGGCCCTGAACATCGCCGTGTCCTCGGGGCTCGTTACCCTCACCGCGCTCGCCATGCTCGTGGCGCGAGCAGTCACCTTCGGCCGGGCGCGCCGCTTCTGCGCCGAGGTGCTCGGCGCGTGGATGTCCCGCGCCATCCTGCGGCAGTTCGGCGTGACGCTCGTCCTCCATGAGCACGGACCACGGACCACGGGCCCGTGTGTCTACACGTTCAACCACACCTCCACGCTGGACATGTTCATCCTGCTCGCGCTGCGCCTGCCGAGGACGCGCTACTTCATGAAGCGGCGCTCGTGGGTCTTCCCCTCGTTCGGCCTCGCCGCCTGGATGGTGGGGACGTTCTTCACCCCGCCCCAGCGCCTGCCCCGAGCGCGGGTGCGCTGCTTCCAGGCCGCCACCGCGAAGCTCCAGCGAACCGGGGACTCCGTGCTCCTCAGCCCCGAGGGCACTCGCGTCACCACGGGGAAGATCGGCCCCTTCAACAAGGGCACCTTCCACCTCGCGACCGAGATCCAGGCGCCCATCGTCCCGCTCTTCATCCAGATTCCCCCCGAGGGAAACCCCGGCAAGGGGCTGGCCGCGCACCCCTGCACCGTCCACGTCCACGTGCTGCCCCCGGTGCCCACCACGGGCTGGCGGCTCGAGGACCTGGAGCGGAACAAGGAGCACGTCCGCCAGCGCTACGTCGACTTCCTCGCTCACCTGAACGCCGAAGGCACGCCCTCCCTCCCCACCGCCGCCTGA